CCGGGGAGGTGAATGGTGTTGTCGCAATGGGAGCTGGCGATTGATATTGGTGCTGCAACGGTTGCGGCGGCACACACAACCGCCCCTGGTGTGGTGCAGGTGTTGCCGCTGGGGCATGCCAGTGACACGATGCCTGCCGGGGTGATGCACACCGACACTGGTATCGAGGTGGGGTTTGCTGCCCAACACAACGCATTGGCCAATCCGGATCGCTATGTGGCAGATCCTATTCGGTGGATGCCGCATGGCAGCTACCCGATAGGGGATTGTTCTTATCCTCTTGCCCCGGCGTTGGAGCAGATTATCGCCGCGGTTGTTGCTGCCGGGCAACGCCATCACAATGGGCAGCTGCCCGCCCGCATTGTGGTGACCCACCCGGTGGAATGGGCGGATGATGAGGTGCTTCGGCTCGTTGCTGCGACCCGTCAGGTGGTGCCAGAGGAAGTAGCGGTCGATACAGTCGCCGAACCGGTTGCGGCCTGTGCCAAATATTGTGCCGACCATTCTTGTGTGGTCGGCACCACCTTGGCGATTTTCGACTGTGGTGCGGGCAGTCTTGATGTGGCAGTGGTGAAGATTACAGATTCCGGTACTAGTGTGCTGGCTGCCCGCGGTGATCGCAGCTTGGGTGGGCGAAGCTTTGATGCGCTGCTGGCCGCCTGGGTGCACAATCAGCTTGCCGCCGATGTCGTTGACGCATCCGCGTCTTCCCCGATGGCGGCGCCGCGGTTGCAACAGGAGATAACCAACGCCAAAGAGCTGTTATCGACAACCGCAGAAACCACGCTCACGCTTGCCCGGGTGCCGACGAACACACCACTGCAGCTTTCCCGGGAAGAGCTCGAGACGGTTCTTGCGCCGGCTGTGCGGCGGGCTGGTCGACTGCTGCAGGAAACACTCGACGATGCACAGCCTGGTGGGGATGCGGTGGTGGATGCGGTGCTGCTAGTGGGTGGTTCCACATTGATACCGTTAGTGCGCAACCATGTGGAACAGCTGCAGCCAGTAGTCCGGTTCGATGATCCGATGAGTGTGGGAGTCTGCGGAGCGCTACAACGTTCTGCCGCACAGCAGCCACCGCCAGCCACCACGGCTGCATTTGCTGATGTACCACTGTTGCAGTACGAATCAACCAACCCAGGAGACCAGCAGCGGGAGGATGATCAAGCAGAAGATCAACGCCTGCGAGAAGGTACTGCAGCCCAATGTTCCCAGGCATCGGCGACAGCAGTGCACACCAAGACACCGGGGCTGTCGCCAAATCCTGTGCCGCCACCTGCCGTGGCTTATCACACAGGTGATGGGCTTGGATCCGCCCCAGCTGAGCCGTTGACACACCACATGCCGGGGTCGGCGTCCACCTCCCAGCTCTCTGGGCAATCGTCGCCACCTGCTGGGCAAACCCCGGCAGCGGGGCTATCTTTCGGTGCTGCCGCCTCGTCGCAAACGTTGCACACCCCGTCCCCCCGTGCCGCTACTGCACGACCGGGGCCGTCGACTCCCTTGCGGACAATGGTCGATCAGCTGCGCATCGCGCAACAGCAGGAGGCTACCACCACTTCCCGAAACTGGTTTGTGGCCTCCAGTGTGGTGTTGCTGCTCTGTGTGCTGCTGGCCATCGCTGTGGTGGGATATCAGCATGCCCAAGACCGTGCAGAATCTGCGGCTAGCCCGCCGGCACCTTTGTCCACCCCCAATCCACTGCTGGCAGGCCTTGTGCCCCTCTGGGATCCCGCAGCGCTCCACGATGTGGTGGTTTCCCGCATTGATCAACGCTATCTCGCGAATCCGGCGCAGTTTGCAGCCTTGGAGGAAACATTTAGTCATCTTCCACCAGGTTTCGCCTATCGGCTTGGGGGATGTCTCACCTTGGCTGATGTTGATCCAGCCAACCCTATCGTGCACACCACCGCAGGGATTTTCGCCCTTGACCCGGCACCCCTTTCTCACCTGCCGGCAGCATCGGAAGCCGCAATACCTGCCGAGCGGCAGCTGCTGTGCCGGATGAACCTTGCCGGGTTTGCTAGCGAAACTGTGACTATCACCGTCGACCGGGTCACCATGCTGGAGGCGCTGGTTGCTGCTGAACAATCCGCTGAACGGTTCGCGATCCGCCGCGGCGGCCACACGAGTCGGCCGGTAGCCGATCCAACGAATCTTCACCAGTCGGCACAAACCATTGATGTTGACACCGCGCGACTTACCGGTCCGCTGCCGCCGGATGCATCGATTCTGTTTTTTGCACATCAGCGCTGGCAGGTGGTGCTTCCCGTCACTGACACCGTCATTTTTCCAGCCTGGTTACAGGATGAATCCCCGCAAGATCAGCTGAAAACACTTCGCAGTATTGGCCTGTAATCCGAGCAAACTGCAGCACCGTTGATCTGCTGCCGGCAGCAGCACTTCCCTCTTTCATCACACCAGCTATTCGATAAATATCAATCTAAGATAAGGGTTTGT
The Corynebacterium choanae DNA segment above includes these coding regions:
- a CDS encoding Hsp70 family protein; this translates as MVLSQWELAIDIGAATVAAAHTTAPGVVQVLPLGHASDTMPAGVMHTDTGIEVGFAAQHNALANPDRYVADPIRWMPHGSYPIGDCSYPLAPALEQIIAAVVAAGQRHHNGQLPARIVVTHPVEWADDEVLRLVAATRQVVPEEVAVDTVAEPVAACAKYCADHSCVVGTTLAIFDCGAGSLDVAVVKITDSGTSVLAARGDRSLGGRSFDALLAAWVHNQLAADVVDASASSPMAAPRLQQEITNAKELLSTTAETTLTLARVPTNTPLQLSREELETVLAPAVRRAGRLLQETLDDAQPGGDAVVDAVLLVGGSTLIPLVRNHVEQLQPVVRFDDPMSVGVCGALQRSAAQQPPPATTAAFADVPLLQYESTNPGDQQREDDQAEDQRLREGTAAQCSQASATAVHTKTPGLSPNPVPPPAVAYHTGDGLGSAPAEPLTHHMPGSASTSQLSGQSSPPAGQTPAAGLSFGAAASSQTLHTPSPRAATARPGPSTPLRTMVDQLRIAQQQEATTTSRNWFVASSVVLLLCVLLAIAVVGYQHAQDRAESAASPPAPLSTPNPLLAGLVPLWDPAALHDVVVSRIDQRYLANPAQFAALEETFSHLPPGFAYRLGGCLTLADVDPANPIVHTTAGIFALDPAPLSHLPAASEAAIPAERQLLCRMNLAGFASETVTITVDRVTMLEALVAAEQSAERFAIRRGGHTSRPVADPTNLHQSAQTIDVDTARLTGPLPPDASILFFAHQRWQVVLPVTDTVIFPAWLQDESPQDQLKTLRSIGL